TAAAAATCATTGAAAAACACCATAAAAGACCAAATAAACACCACTATTAAAAGGATATTTAGCGTAATTTTGCTATATGAATAGAAAAAATACCATTCCGATTATTGATAGTTGTAGCATTGATCTCAATAACAAAACAACGATTCATATTGATGATCTAAAAGAATATATCATCAAGCATCAGGATATGGTGTTTCCTCACAAACATAATTTTTTCCATTTCGTGCTATTCACCAAGGGCTCAGGAGAACACATTATCGATTTCAATCATTACAACATTGAACCTTATCAAATCTATTTTATGGTACCAGGTCAGGTTCATACCTGGAACTTTACAGGTGACGAAGAAGGCTATGTTGTCAATTTTTCCATTGACTACTTTCAGTCTTTTCTCTTAAGAACCGATTACCTGGAACGCTTCAGCTTCTTACAGGGTAAAATTGAGCAGCTGATTTTTGTTATTGGCGAACAATTTCGAAAGCAGGCTATTCACATTCTTGAACAAATTGCTTCCGCAAAAGCGGCAGGTCAATCGGAAGACTATATCCGTACACTTCTGCTCCAATTTATATTGTATATCTCAATTTCTACAGAAAAGGATCATCAAGAGCACAGTACGCCATATAATCACAAAATATTCAATAGTTTTCAGCAATTGGTTGAACAGCAATTCAGGTCTACCAAATTGCCCAGTGTATACGCAGATCAGTTATTTATTACGCCCAATCACCTGAATGCAATCTGCAAATCATACATCGGCCAATCAGCAGGTGAAATTATACGAAACCGGATTGTACTCGAAGCGAAGCGACTATTAGTCAATCGAAACTTAAATATCAGCGAGATT
The Sphingobacterium multivorum genome window above contains:
- a CDS encoding helix-turn-helix domain-containing protein encodes the protein MNRKNTIPIIDSCSIDLNNKTTIHIDDLKEYIIKHQDMVFPHKHNFFHFVLFTKGSGEHIIDFNHYNIEPYQIYFMVPGQVHTWNFTGDEEGYVVNFSIDYFQSFLLRTDYLERFSFLQGKIEQLIFVIGEQFRKQAIHILEQIASAKAAGQSEDYIRTLLLQFILYISISTEKDHQEHSTPYNHKIFNSFQQLVEQQFRSTKLPSVYADQLFITPNHLNAICKSYIGQSAGEIIRNRIVLEAKRLLVNRNLNISEIADELQFNDNSYFTKFFKKSAGLTPEEFRKQL